A stretch of DNA from Manis pentadactyla isolate mManPen7 chromosome 19, mManPen7.hap1, whole genome shotgun sequence:
GGGAGCAGTGACCAGTCTGATGATCTTTGTTTCTGGCTTCAGTTTGCTTATCTATAAAATGCATATGTTGGACTGGCTGATCTGACTCAAAGCCTGAGGCCTCCATTTCAGCCCATTATTGACTGACGTGATCACAGAACATGAGTGTGTCCCTGGCGGAAACACTGTGGGCAGGGCGGGCTGCAGGCTGCAGTGATCAGGCAGGGCTGTCTGGAGGGAGGAAGGGCGCCTGTCCCAGTGGTTGGGTCTTTTGTCTGTTGCTTATTTAGTATGGGGCTGGGTCTTTCCCCCTTTTCCCCTCAATGCCAGCATACTGTCCTGTTGGTCACCTGTGTCCCTTCCCTGCAGCTGGTGAGTGACACACGGAGGATGTCCGACATCCAGTGGTTTCAGGAGGCCTATGGGGCTGTGATGCAGACGGTCCGAGTGGTGGCCTCAGAGCAGAGCCGACAGCAGCGGGGCTGGGTCTTCATTCCAGGTGAGCTGCTCACAGCCTTTGCTCCCAAGGCCTGACACACAGGCCAGCCACCCCACCTGTCCTCCAGGGCCACCCATGCCTATACTTTAGGTCTTCTGCTGTGTCCCTGGCAGGCTAGCGGGGAGTGAGTGAGAGATTATAAAAGATTCTGAGGCCTGGGGCTCAGGACTGCCCCCAGATCAGAAAGTagagtggggtgggagagggtgtcCTTGGGGGTAAAGGTTCCCCCATGGCCTTGGCTGGTGGCCTTCCCTGGGCTGTCCTCTCTAGGCCAGCGGGcttctggaggtctggctgggaTGCACCTGCGTGGTCCACCTTTGCTTTCCAGCCTGGTGGGGGACTGAGAATAGTTCAGAGGGCAGGCCTGACAAACCTCACTCCTGTTTGATTAACAGAGTGGGGGGACAGCAAGAGGAAGCTCTACTAGTCAGCCTCGGTGGTGGGAGCCCAGGACCTGCTCTGTGGCAATTCAGAGGCATAGCTCAGGCCTCTCTCCTGCCCTTGGTCACTGACTTGGGGGTGTTCGGATCCGGGGGTAGGGCCACTCCTGATGGCTGCTCATCTCCTGGGCATGCAGCACAGCTGGCCTTCGGCAgtgctttatatacattattttactttataGTAACAATATAGCCACCAGATAAATGTTGTTATTATCATTCTCATTCAGATGAGGGTGACACACACTGGCTCCCTAGAGGACTGAATCAGAACTTTAGAGCTAGAAACCAACACAACCAGCTCCACTTGAAGAGTAAACACAATGCCCATTTGGGTTGTCTGGTGTCAAATGACCCAGTTCACTGTCTGTAGGCAGTGGCAAGTGAAGAATTAAGTCAGTGGGACCCTCTGCGGGCTCAGGTGGCTGTGGGCTGCCCAACCTGCTCTCATGGTGTTTCAGGGGATGGGGATGCCCTCTGGGGTGGGTGCAGCCTGGCTCTGGAGTGGCGGAGGGGAGGCAAAGAGGGCGGCTCCATTTGGGGCCAGCAGGCCTCCATGCCTGGTGTGTATCTGGAGGGATGGGACCTGACCTCACCATGTCTCTCCACAGGGGTGGACGATGGTGAGTCAGAATGTGGCCTGGACAACTTTGGGGGCTTTGAT
This window harbors:
- the PMVK gene encoding phosphomevalonate kinase isoform X2, whose amino-acid sequence is MIRWGEEKRQADPGFFCRKIVEGVSQPVWLVSDTRRMSDIQWFQEAYGAVMQTVRVVASEQSRQQRGWVFIPGVDDGESECGLDNFGGFDWVIENHGDEQRLEEQLENLIEFVCSRL